The following are from one region of the Halobellus limi genome:
- a CDS encoding NAD(P)/FAD-dependent oxidoreductase: MTDTEPDPTREHTHDVVIVGGGPAGCSAGVFCARGGLETVVFDRGRSSIRRCAHLENYLGFPAGIDVETFYDLMHEHAETAGCEVLPDLVESVERTDDEEGFRVTPQEGEPVTARRVVAATRYDGEYMRGLDDDAAMFETRERDGEERERFDSEYAGHDGRTPVEGLYVASPSDEADTQAIMVAGRGARVAHRVVADARIDDGWWEDVADGVDWVRREAELDDEWADRDRWVEWFDDYYGGDAPVDPDSDRFRRIRAAAVDDSLSSYVSPETIDERAAAGQEALAAHLDVDRIVAAVDAETLLDHVEDELIRERARELDTVEASE; encoded by the coding sequence ATGACCGACACAGAACCCGACCCGACGCGCGAGCACACTCACGACGTGGTCATCGTCGGCGGCGGGCCGGCGGGCTGCTCGGCGGGCGTATTTTGCGCCCGCGGAGGCCTCGAAACGGTCGTCTTCGACCGCGGACGTTCGTCGATCCGGCGGTGTGCCCACCTCGAGAACTACCTCGGCTTCCCGGCGGGCATCGACGTCGAGACGTTCTACGACCTGATGCACGAGCACGCCGAGACCGCGGGCTGTGAGGTCCTCCCGGACCTCGTCGAATCAGTCGAACGCACCGACGACGAGGAGGGATTCCGCGTCACGCCACAGGAGGGTGAGCCCGTCACTGCCCGGCGAGTCGTCGCCGCCACGCGCTACGACGGCGAGTATATGCGCGGTCTCGACGACGACGCGGCGATGTTCGAAACCCGCGAACGCGACGGCGAGGAACGCGAACGCTTCGACAGCGAGTACGCCGGCCACGACGGGAGGACGCCGGTGGAGGGGCTGTACGTCGCTTCGCCGTCGGATGAAGCCGACACGCAGGCGATTATGGTCGCCGGCCGGGGCGCGCGAGTCGCCCACCGCGTCGTCGCCGACGCCCGGATCGACGACGGCTGGTGGGAGGACGTCGCCGACGGCGTGGACTGGGTGCGGCGCGAGGCCGAACTCGACGACGAGTGGGCCGACCGCGACAGGTGGGTCGAGTGGTTCGACGACTACTACGGCGGCGACGCGCCGGTCGATCCGGACTCCGACCGATTCCGGCGAATCCGCGCAGCGGCTGTCGACGACTCGCTGTCGTCGTACGTCTCGCCCGAGACGATCGACGAGCGGGCCGCGGCCGGACAGGAAGCGCTTGCCGCACACCTCGACGTCGACCGGATCGTCGCCGCCGTAGACGCCGAGACACTGCTCGACCACGTCGAAGACGAGTTGATCCGCGAACGCGCCCGCGAACTCGACACCGTGGAGGCGAGCGAATAA
- a CDS encoding HEAT repeat domain-containing protein: MTTPDQPPSPDHLIDLLDKGAHEETAACLDRLGTADTDARKRALRALRSVAAERPGALGELAAPLSAFLTDEARAVRLTTAKLFVTLAESEPAAVLPAVDVLAERLADDEEFYYVRARCAEALGYVAVEAPEAVTDPETLADLRVGLEFDEPEVKEKLAKALACVALGDPSRLRHQMTSLAEHLDDGNELVRYHLCTALVTVGCDHPGRLADATDALRERLTDENPYVRGRAAEALGLAAESDAEIDVAPDIDVTGTTDEQPSFLIDRTRYLRRRLDGTQPGAEPAGVGTTASLRDGIEAVVEEMTSPDDGECPHCGLELPASSPPMCPRCGVPR, translated from the coding sequence ATGACCACCCCCGACCAGCCGCCGTCACCGGATCACCTGATCGATCTCCTCGACAAGGGGGCCCACGAGGAGACTGCGGCGTGTCTGGACCGACTCGGCACGGCCGACACCGACGCCCGCAAGCGTGCCTTGCGGGCACTCCGAAGCGTCGCAGCCGAGCGCCCGGGCGCCCTCGGGGAACTCGCTGCCCCGCTGTCGGCGTTTCTGACCGACGAGGCCCGCGCGGTCAGGCTGACGACCGCGAAACTGTTCGTCACGCTGGCCGAGTCGGAACCGGCGGCCGTCCTGCCCGCCGTCGACGTGCTTGCCGAGCGCCTCGCCGACGACGAGGAGTTCTACTACGTCCGGGCGCGGTGTGCGGAGGCACTCGGATACGTCGCTGTCGAAGCCCCCGAGGCAGTCACCGACCCGGAGACGCTTGCGGACCTCCGCGTCGGACTCGAGTTCGACGAACCCGAAGTCAAAGAGAAACTAGCGAAGGCGCTGGCGTGCGTCGCGCTCGGAGATCCGAGTCGACTTCGCCATCAGATGACCTCGCTGGCCGAGCACCTCGACGACGGCAACGAACTCGTCCGGTATCACCTCTGTACGGCGCTGGTGACCGTCGGGTGTGACCACCCCGGGAGGCTGGCCGACGCGACGGACGCGCTCCGGGAACGATTGACCGACGAGAACCCGTACGTCCGCGGCCGGGCGGCGGAGGCGCTCGGACTGGCCGCGGAGTCTGACGCGGAAATCGATGTGGCTCCCGATATCGACGTCACCGGCACGACCGACGAGCAGCCCTCGTTCCTGATCGACCGCACGCGGTATCTCCGGCGACGGCTGGACGGGACGCAGCCCGGAGCGGAGCCAGCGGGCGTCGGCACGACTGCGTCCCTTCGAGACGGAATCGAGGCCGTAGTCGAGGAGATGACGTCGCCGGATGACGGCGAGTGTCCCCACTGCGGGCTCGAATTGCCGGCGAGTAGCCCGCCGATGTGTCCGCGCTGTGGTGTCCCTCGCTGA
- a CDS encoding AIM24 family protein, whose product MNVQQFKSEHVPTTSDEPFQLENSYTLDVAVDGSVTAKAGSMIAYTGDLSFTGRSSAEGGITGFIKEAATGEGTPVMEVEGSGHVYLADHQKKVQVLELAPEDSITVNGEDVLAFESDVSYEISTIDSLAGSFAGGFTNVFLQGPGYVALTTHGDPLVLEPPVATDPSATVAWSGTSPNVSVNRSLSDMVGQESGERYQMNFEGTEGFVVVQPYEEL is encoded by the coding sequence ATGAACGTCCAACAGTTCAAATCCGAGCACGTCCCCACGACGTCCGACGAACCGTTCCAACTGGAAAACAGCTACACTCTCGACGTCGCGGTCGACGGGTCGGTGACGGCGAAGGCCGGATCGATGATCGCGTACACCGGCGATCTGTCGTTCACCGGGCGATCCTCCGCGGAGGGCGGTATCACCGGCTTCATCAAGGAAGCGGCCACCGGCGAAGGGACGCCCGTAATGGAGGTCGAGGGCAGCGGACACGTGTACCTCGCCGATCATCAGAAGAAGGTCCAGGTGCTCGAACTCGCTCCCGAGGACTCGATCACGGTCAACGGCGAGGACGTCCTGGCCTTCGAGTCGGACGTCTCCTACGAGATCAGCACGATCGACAGCCTCGCGGGCTCGTTCGCGGGCGGGTTCACGAACGTCTTCCTGCAGGGCCCCGGCTACGTGGCGCTCACGACCCACGGCGACCCGCTCGTGTTGGAACCGCCGGTCGCGACCGATCCGAGCGCGACCGTCGCCTGGAGCGGGACGAGCCCGAACGTCAGCGTGAACCGCAGCCTCTCGGATATGGTCGGCCAGGAGTCGGGCGAGCGCTACCAGATGAACTTCGAGGGAACGGAGGGCTTCGTCGTCGTGCAACCCTACGAGGAACTGTAG
- a CDS encoding mechanosensitive ion channel family protein, producing the protein MFEYHPTSVLQISGAIDQALADAIGYLPTVVAALAVLLVGYVIGRLLGGIVTRIVRRIGIGRYTEGTAMEELGEGDSLARVLGKIVAYYVYFVAILAAADVLNIPQLTQLLSELGAFLPVVLGAIVVLVIGFIVGRIIGDIVAGVVGGFGIGPYLAGTPLEKFGDTEGEFGRIVGLLVTYYVYLLTLVAVADILAIDALSSLLDTFAGYLPALVGGLLVLLVGIWIAERAADIVDETGEGRLVHATSLVVKVLIYYITITIAVATIGFEIAVLTNLFTAFVVAFFGALAIALAIGIGLAVGLGGQDYVAENIDGWVESSRAAIEPTDSTSEEEPSGSE; encoded by the coding sequence ATGTTCGAATACCATCCAACCTCGGTGTTACAGATCAGCGGTGCGATCGACCAGGCGCTGGCGGACGCGATCGGCTACCTCCCGACGGTCGTCGCGGCGCTCGCCGTGCTGCTCGTCGGGTACGTCATCGGTCGCCTCCTCGGGGGAATCGTCACACGGATCGTGCGCCGGATCGGCATCGGTCGATACACGGAAGGAACCGCGATGGAGGAACTCGGCGAGGGGGACAGTCTGGCCCGCGTGCTGGGGAAGATCGTCGCCTACTACGTCTACTTCGTCGCGATCCTCGCGGCCGCGGACGTCTTAAACATCCCGCAACTCACGCAGTTGCTCTCCGAACTCGGGGCGTTCCTCCCCGTCGTCCTCGGGGCGATCGTCGTGCTTGTCATCGGGTTCATCGTCGGGCGGATCATCGGCGACATCGTCGCGGGGGTCGTCGGCGGATTCGGTATCGGACCGTACCTGGCGGGGACGCCCCTGGAGAAGTTCGGTGACACCGAAGGCGAGTTCGGCCGGATCGTCGGACTCCTCGTCACGTACTACGTGTACCTCTTGACGCTGGTGGCTGTCGCGGACATTCTCGCTATCGACGCGCTCTCGTCGCTTCTGGACACCTTCGCCGGGTACCTCCCGGCGCTCGTGGGCGGACTGCTGGTGCTCCTGGTCGGCATCTGGATCGCCGAGCGCGCTGCCGACATCGTCGACGAGACCGGCGAGGGACGGCTGGTTCACGCCACGAGCCTCGTCGTCAAGGTCCTCATCTACTACATCACGATCACGATAGCCGTCGCGACGATCGGGTTCGAGATCGCCGTCCTCACCAACCTGTTCACCGCCTTCGTCGTCGCCTTCTTCGGCGCACTCGCCATCGCATTGGCGATCGGCATCGGCCTCGCCGTCGGCCTCGGCGGACAGGACTACGTCGCCGAGAACATCGACGGATGGGTCGAATCCTCGCGTGCTGCTATCGAACCGACCGATTCGACCTCGGAGGAGGAACCGTCCGGGAGCGAATAA
- a CDS encoding ParA family protein, whose amino-acid sequence MLAYSTYSEAGGVGKTTTAANLAVAHARAGLKPLVVPLDPQDGDLSRLFGVDDRRTESVDNLVRHMIRRPKGDFEDLIRTVEGVDLIPEHNMLSDLAEYLQREKEQAEAMGEAFGVHAQLLRVLREAGVPDRYDVLICDPPATEGPHLYNAINATRSLVIPIEPSAKGQAAVEGLEELVAGFEDQLDVEVGVLAAIPMGFKNTRDQRSILEAIDYPIPEVIGERASLMEGCWMQQCSAFEYVREHRERRRDYELETLAQFDRLARHLEREVGLEAPNPPEPGDVDHEVMTA is encoded by the coding sequence ATGCTCGCGTACTCCACCTACAGCGAGGCCGGCGGGGTCGGCAAGACCACGACAGCCGCGAACCTCGCGGTCGCACACGCACGAGCGGGACTGAAGCCACTGGTCGTCCCGCTCGACCCCCAGGACGGCGACCTCTCGCGTCTGTTCGGGGTCGACGACCGACGAACCGAATCGGTCGACAACCTCGTCCGCCACATGATTCGACGGCCGAAAGGTGACTTCGAGGACCTGATTCGGACTGTCGAGGGCGTGGACCTCATCCCCGAACACAACATGCTCTCGGATCTCGCGGAGTACCTCCAGCGGGAGAAAGAGCAGGCCGAAGCGATGGGGGAGGCCTTCGGCGTCCACGCACAGCTCCTGCGCGTCCTCCGGGAGGCGGGCGTCCCCGATCGGTACGACGTGTTGATCTGTGACCCGCCGGCGACGGAAGGCCCGCACCTGTACAACGCGATCAACGCGACGCGCTCGCTCGTCATCCCGATCGAACCGAGCGCGAAGGGACAGGCGGCCGTCGAGGGCCTCGAAGAACTGGTCGCGGGGTTCGAAGACCAACTCGACGTCGAGGTCGGCGTCCTCGCCGCGATTCCGATGGGGTTCAAGAACACGCGCGATCAGCGCTCGATCCTCGAAGCGATCGACTATCCGATCCCGGAAGTTATCGGCGAGCGAGCGTCGCTGATGGAGGGCTGTTGGATGCAACAGTGCTCGGCGTTCGAGTACGTGCGCGAACACCGAGAGCGCCGACGCGACTACGAACTGGAGACGCTGGCGCAGTTCGATCGATTGGCCAGACACCTGGAGCGAGAGGTCGGGTTGGAGGCCCCGAATCCCCCCGAACCGGGCGACGTCGACCACGAGGTGATGACCGCATGA